The proteins below are encoded in one region of Takifugu rubripes chromosome 1, fTakRub1.2, whole genome shotgun sequence:
- the LOC101066984 gene encoding zinc finger protein 2 homolog isoform X5, whose translation MEGAFITSALKLCCATGAVMDKAHPHSNIQDVSCRYHSDCENLPLTPTELLSPGLTSKDQASKINSDKAKWTNQDRKTVGLLGGSNLEFLQSQVQDGFEQCGVKVQTAAQLSSSHCQTVRPTRSQGLEKILLEEGRSLSSELLVTDELSCQKMKSSDRPQVKDTHVPPVIVEDDQAHPKNVGKSPQCAPTRSIRNSKRQISLCLKSRSGKHGKSNASESRACTNKKAYTQCLICKEDVKTSLKSHLKTHFPTSDYACPRCDSRFKLYSSLKLHLNRTCFEYGQQHVNPESADESKKLYKCDKCKECFRYKVALERHNLTHNVLYCGVCRKVLRDAATLVRHKASHTPFQCNRCEESFTLFKPLLRHCQNIHKITRPFKCIHCSKTSSNLRILIAHEWKHTGHLPFQCAHCGLRCKTDADLISHERVHTREKPYLCAECGKTFSRNSNLLRHLNFLHGESRNQKFSCSECEKFFKEKGALKKHQRSKHLKELFRHPCPYCGKMISASTMARHKLIHTGERPFKCNMPECDKVFRSNSEVKRHVLLHHSTERPYKCDVCGKGFIKICFLNAHAKIHSGEKPFICHICGKAFPKLYSMERHKKLIHPFIE comes from the coding sequence ATGGAAGGTGCTTTTATTACTTCTGCTCTAAAACTCTGCTGTGCAACAGGAGCGGTGATGGATAAAGCCCATCCTCATAGCAATATTCAGGATGTATCATGTCGATATCATTCGGATTGTGAAAATCTACCACTGACACCTACAGAACTGTTAAGTCCAGGCCTGACCAGCAAAGATCAGGCAAGCAAGATAAATTCTGATAAAGCTAAGTGGACCAATCAGGACAGAAAAACCGTGGGACTTTTGGGTGGCAGTAATCTAGAGTTTCTTCAAAGTCAGGTTCAAGATGGTTTCGAACAATGTGGTGTTAAGGttcaaacagcagctcagctgtcATCCTCCCATTGCCAAACTGTGCGACCAACCAGAAGTCAGGGGTTGGAGAAGATTTTGTTAGAAGAGGGAAGAAGCCTCTCTTCAGAGCTACTTGTCACTGATGAGTTATCTTGTCAGAAAATGAAATCCTCAGATAGGCCTCAGGTCAAAGATACACATGTGCCTCCTGTCATTGTTGAAGATGATCAAGCTCATCCAAAGAATGTTGGTAAAAGTCCTCAGTGTGCACCGACAAGGTCAATAAGAAACTCAAAAAGACAAATCTCCCTTTGCCTTAAAAGTAGATCAGGAAAGCACGGAAAATCAAATGCTTCAGAGAGTAGAGCTTGTACTAATAAAAAAGCTTATACCCAATGTCTAATCTGCAAGGAGGATGTCAAAACAAGTCTAAAATCTCATTTGAAAACTCACTTTCCAACTAGTGACTACGCTTGCCCCCGATGTGACAGCAGATTTAAACTATACTCCTCTTTAAAGCTGCACTTAAACAGAACCTGCTTTGAGTATGGTCAGCAGCATGTAAATCCAGAAAGTGCAGATGAATCCAAGAAACTTTACAAATGTGATAAGTGCAAGGAGTGTTTCAGATATAAAGTTGCCTTGGAGAGACATAATCTGACCCACAATGTCCTATACTGCGGCGTTTGCCGGAAGGTGTTGCGAGATGCAGCAACACTGGTGCGACATAAAGCTTCTCACACCCCATTTCAATGCAACCGCTGTGAGGAATCATTTACACTTTTCAAGCCCTTGCTCAGACATTGTCAAAACATTCATAAGATTACTAGGCCCTTTAAATGCATTCATTGTTCAAAAACCTCATCCAATCTACGTATTTTGATTGCTCACGAGTGGAAACACACGGGTCATCTACCATTCCAATGTGCTCATTGTGGCCTAAGGTGTAAAACTGATGCGGACCTAATTTCCCATGAGAGAGTACACACAAGAGAGAAACCCTACTTGTGTGCAGAGTGTGGCAAGACTTTCTCACGCAACTCAAACTTGTTGCGGCACTTGAATTTTCTCCACGGTGAATCCCGGAATCAGAAGTTTTCTTGCTCCGAGTGTGAGAAATTCTTCAAGGAAAAAGGAGCACTAAAGAAACACCAAAGATCAAAACATCTGAAGGAGTTGTTCCGTCATCCATGCCCGTACTGTGGGAAGATGATTTCGGCGTCGACCATGGCCAGACACAAACTGATACATACAGGAGAGAGGCCATTCAAATGCAACATGCCTGAATGTGACAAGGTTTTTAGGTCAAACTCTGAAGTGAAGAGGCATGTCCTTCTTCACCATTCCACAGAACGGCCATATAAATGTGATGTTTGCGGGAAGGGCTTCATTAAAATATGCTTTCTCAATGCACACGCAAAGATACACTCAGGGGAGAAACCATTTATCTGTCATATTTGTGGCAAGGCTTTTCCAAAACTTTATAGCATGGAAAGACACAAAAAGCTCATACATCCATTTATAGAATAA